In Nicotiana tabacum cultivar K326 chromosome 19, ASM71507v2, whole genome shotgun sequence, one DNA window encodes the following:
- the LOC107774569 gene encoding sm-like protein LSM8, with product MASGPGLESLVDQTISVITNDGRNIVGVLRGFDQATNLILDESHERVYSTKEGVQQLVLGLYIIRGDNISVVGELDEELDANLDMSKLRAHPLKPVVH from the exons ATGGCTAGTGGACCTGGGCTTGAGTCTCTTGTCGATC AAACCATCTCAGTTATTACAAACGATGGGCGAAATATAGTG GGAGTTTTGAGAGGATTTGACCAGGCTACAAATTTGATTCTCGATGAATCTCATGAAAGGGTGTATTCAACAAAG GAAGGTGTACAACAGCTTGTGTTAGGTCTTTATATCATACGAGGAGACAACAT AAGTGTTGTTGGGGAATTAGATGAAGAGCTGGATGCAAACTTGGATATGTCGAAACTAAGAGCACATCCTTTAAAGCCAGTTGTTCATTGA